A portion of the Pogoniulus pusillus isolate bPogPus1 chromosome 6, bPogPus1.pri, whole genome shotgun sequence genome contains these proteins:
- the NUDT13 gene encoding NAD(P)H pyrophosphatase NUDT13, mitochondrial isoform X1, with translation MAAISQAAYRRASSLVCRLHSTYVRKMRYLNELKENDSLCRQAQTSGMFYLFHNLSPFLQEVEKKYLVPQVNAAEMRRILEKLKETEEWIEKSVLIGCSDEHVPQFALDLGAMEKSVIESELKGSFTDLRKALFVVDGKDSALLASAQSLLRWHDSHQYCSKTGQPTQKNVAGSKRVCRGSRVVYYPQTSPVVITLVSDGSRCLLARQPSFPQGMYSALSGFCDIGENLEETVRREVAEEVGLEVESLWYSASQHWPFPSSSLMIACHALVRAQQAEISVDSLELEEARWFGLEEIVEGLKRQPRSSKEDDGSVLPWFPPKQAIAHQLILEWVKQQTSQPA, from the exons ATACTTAAATGAGCTAAAGGAAAATGACAGCCTTTGTAGGCAAGCCCAAACCTCAGGAATGTTTTACCTCTTTCACAATCTCTCCCCCTTCCTGCAGGAAGTTGAGAAGAAATATTTGGTACCACAGGTCAATGCAGCAG AGATGAGAAGGATCCTGGAGAAACTCAAAGAGACTGAAGAGTGGATAGAGAAGTCGGTGCTGATCGGTTGTTCAGATGAGCATGTACCGCAGTTTGCCCTGGATTTAG GAGCCATGGAGAAATCAGTTATCGAGTCTGAACTCAAGGGGTCGTTTACTGACTTACGCAAGGCTCTCTTCGTAGTGGATGGGAAGGACTCTGCTTTACTGGCTTCG GCCCAGTCCCTTCTCCGGTGGCATGATTCCCACCAGTACTGTAGCaaaactgggcagcccactcaGAAGAACGTAGCTGGCAGCAAGCGTGTGTGCCGTGGCAGCAGAGTAGTCTACTACCCACAG ACATCTCCAGTGGTTATCACCCTGGTGTCTGATGGGAGCCGGTGCCTCCTTGCACGCCagccctcctttccccaggggATGTACAgtgccctctcaggcttctgTGACATAG GTGAAAACCTGGAGGAGACAGTCCGGCGAGAGGTGGCAGAAGAGGTGGGCCTggaggtggagtcgctgtggtaCTCAGCTTCTCAGCACTGGccgttccccagcagcagcttaatGATAGCTTGCCATGCCTTGGTGAGAGCACAGCAGGCTGAG ATCAGTGTGGACAGCCTGGAACTAGAGGAAGCCCGTTGGTTTGGCCTGGAAGAAATCGTTGAGGGTCTCAAGAGACAGCCCAGATCTTCAAAGGAAGATGATGGTAGTGTTTTACCCTGGTTCCCTCCGAAGCAGGCCATTGCTCACCAGCTGATTCTGGAGTGGGTAAAGCAGCAGACTTCTCAGCCAGCTTAG
- the NUDT13 gene encoding NAD(P)H pyrophosphatase NUDT13, mitochondrial isoform X2, protein MRYLNELKENDSLCRQAQTSGMFYLFHNLSPFLQEVEKKYLVPQVNAAEMRRILEKLKETEEWIEKSVLIGCSDEHVPQFALDLGAMEKSVIESELKGSFTDLRKALFVVDGKDSALLASAQSLLRWHDSHQYCSKTGQPTQKNVAGSKRVCRGSRVVYYPQTSPVVITLVSDGSRCLLARQPSFPQGMYSALSGFCDIGENLEETVRREVAEEVGLEVESLWYSASQHWPFPSSSLMIACHALVRAQQAEISVDSLELEEARWFGLEEIVEGLKRQPRSSKEDDGSVLPWFPPKQAIAHQLILEWVKQQTSQPA, encoded by the exons ATACTTAAATGAGCTAAAGGAAAATGACAGCCTTTGTAGGCAAGCCCAAACCTCAGGAATGTTTTACCTCTTTCACAATCTCTCCCCCTTCCTGCAGGAAGTTGAGAAGAAATATTTGGTACCACAGGTCAATGCAGCAG AGATGAGAAGGATCCTGGAGAAACTCAAAGAGACTGAAGAGTGGATAGAGAAGTCGGTGCTGATCGGTTGTTCAGATGAGCATGTACCGCAGTTTGCCCTGGATTTAG GAGCCATGGAGAAATCAGTTATCGAGTCTGAACTCAAGGGGTCGTTTACTGACTTACGCAAGGCTCTCTTCGTAGTGGATGGGAAGGACTCTGCTTTACTGGCTTCG GCCCAGTCCCTTCTCCGGTGGCATGATTCCCACCAGTACTGTAGCaaaactgggcagcccactcaGAAGAACGTAGCTGGCAGCAAGCGTGTGTGCCGTGGCAGCAGAGTAGTCTACTACCCACAG ACATCTCCAGTGGTTATCACCCTGGTGTCTGATGGGAGCCGGTGCCTCCTTGCACGCCagccctcctttccccaggggATGTACAgtgccctctcaggcttctgTGACATAG GTGAAAACCTGGAGGAGACAGTCCGGCGAGAGGTGGCAGAAGAGGTGGGCCTggaggtggagtcgctgtggtaCTCAGCTTCTCAGCACTGGccgttccccagcagcagcttaatGATAGCTTGCCATGCCTTGGTGAGAGCACAGCAGGCTGAG ATCAGTGTGGACAGCCTGGAACTAGAGGAAGCCCGTTGGTTTGGCCTGGAAGAAATCGTTGAGGGTCTCAAGAGACAGCCCAGATCTTCAAAGGAAGATGATGGTAGTGTTTTACCCTGGTTCCCTCCGAAGCAGGCCATTGCTCACCAGCTGATTCTGGAGTGGGTAAAGCAGCAGACTTCTCAGCCAGCTTAG
- the NUDT13 gene encoding NAD(P)H pyrophosphatase NUDT13, mitochondrial isoform X4, producing the protein MFYLFHNLSPFLQEVEKKYLVPQVNAAEMRRILEKLKETEEWIEKSVLIGCSDEHVPQFALDLGAMEKSVIESELKGSFTDLRKALFVVDGKDSALLASAQSLLRWHDSHQYCSKTGQPTQKNVAGSKRVCRGSRVVYYPQTSPVVITLVSDGSRCLLARQPSFPQGMYSALSGFCDIGENLEETVRREVAEEVGLEVESLWYSASQHWPFPSSSLMIACHALVRAQQAEISVDSLELEEARWFGLEEIVEGLKRQPRSSKEDDGSVLPWFPPKQAIAHQLILEWVKQQTSQPA; encoded by the exons ATGTTTTACCTCTTTCACAATCTCTCCCCCTTCCTGCAGGAAGTTGAGAAGAAATATTTGGTACCACAGGTCAATGCAGCAG AGATGAGAAGGATCCTGGAGAAACTCAAAGAGACTGAAGAGTGGATAGAGAAGTCGGTGCTGATCGGTTGTTCAGATGAGCATGTACCGCAGTTTGCCCTGGATTTAG GAGCCATGGAGAAATCAGTTATCGAGTCTGAACTCAAGGGGTCGTTTACTGACTTACGCAAGGCTCTCTTCGTAGTGGATGGGAAGGACTCTGCTTTACTGGCTTCG GCCCAGTCCCTTCTCCGGTGGCATGATTCCCACCAGTACTGTAGCaaaactgggcagcccactcaGAAGAACGTAGCTGGCAGCAAGCGTGTGTGCCGTGGCAGCAGAGTAGTCTACTACCCACAG ACATCTCCAGTGGTTATCACCCTGGTGTCTGATGGGAGCCGGTGCCTCCTTGCACGCCagccctcctttccccaggggATGTACAgtgccctctcaggcttctgTGACATAG GTGAAAACCTGGAGGAGACAGTCCGGCGAGAGGTGGCAGAAGAGGTGGGCCTggaggtggagtcgctgtggtaCTCAGCTTCTCAGCACTGGccgttccccagcagcagcttaatGATAGCTTGCCATGCCTTGGTGAGAGCACAGCAGGCTGAG ATCAGTGTGGACAGCCTGGAACTAGAGGAAGCCCGTTGGTTTGGCCTGGAAGAAATCGTTGAGGGTCTCAAGAGACAGCCCAGATCTTCAAAGGAAGATGATGGTAGTGTTTTACCCTGGTTCCCTCCGAAGCAGGCCATTGCTCACCAGCTGATTCTGGAGTGGGTAAAGCAGCAGACTTCTCAGCCAGCTTAG
- the NUDT13 gene encoding NAD(P)H pyrophosphatase NUDT13, mitochondrial isoform X5, with the protein MQQAQSLLRWHDSHQYCSKTGQPTQKNVAGSKRVCRGSRVVYYPQTSPVVITLVSDGSRCLLARQPSFPQGMYSALSGFCDIGENLEETVRREVAEEVGLEVESLWYSASQHWPFPSSSLMIACHALVRAQQAEISVDSLELEEARWFGLEEIVEGLKRQPRSSKEDDGSVLPWFPPKQAIAHQLILEWVKQQTSQPA; encoded by the exons ATGCAGCAG GCCCAGTCCCTTCTCCGGTGGCATGATTCCCACCAGTACTGTAGCaaaactgggcagcccactcaGAAGAACGTAGCTGGCAGCAAGCGTGTGTGCCGTGGCAGCAGAGTAGTCTACTACCCACAG ACATCTCCAGTGGTTATCACCCTGGTGTCTGATGGGAGCCGGTGCCTCCTTGCACGCCagccctcctttccccaggggATGTACAgtgccctctcaggcttctgTGACATAG GTGAAAACCTGGAGGAGACAGTCCGGCGAGAGGTGGCAGAAGAGGTGGGCCTggaggtggagtcgctgtggtaCTCAGCTTCTCAGCACTGGccgttccccagcagcagcttaatGATAGCTTGCCATGCCTTGGTGAGAGCACAGCAGGCTGAG ATCAGTGTGGACAGCCTGGAACTAGAGGAAGCCCGTTGGTTTGGCCTGGAAGAAATCGTTGAGGGTCTCAAGAGACAGCCCAGATCTTCAAAGGAAGATGATGGTAGTGTTTTACCCTGGTTCCCTCCGAAGCAGGCCATTGCTCACCAGCTGATTCTGGAGTGGGTAAAGCAGCAGACTTCTCAGCCAGCTTAG
- the NUDT13 gene encoding NAD(P)H pyrophosphatase NUDT13, mitochondrial isoform X3, translated as MAAISQAAYRRASSLVCRLHSTYVRKMRYLNELKENDSLCRQAQTSGMFYLFHNLSPFLQEVEKKYLVPQVNAAGAMEKSVIESELKGSFTDLRKALFVVDGKDSALLASAQSLLRWHDSHQYCSKTGQPTQKNVAGSKRVCRGSRVVYYPQTSPVVITLVSDGSRCLLARQPSFPQGMYSALSGFCDIGENLEETVRREVAEEVGLEVESLWYSASQHWPFPSSSLMIACHALVRAQQAEISVDSLELEEARWFGLEEIVEGLKRQPRSSKEDDGSVLPWFPPKQAIAHQLILEWVKQQTSQPA; from the exons ATACTTAAATGAGCTAAAGGAAAATGACAGCCTTTGTAGGCAAGCCCAAACCTCAGGAATGTTTTACCTCTTTCACAATCTCTCCCCCTTCCTGCAGGAAGTTGAGAAGAAATATTTGGTACCACAGGTCAATGCAGCAG GAGCCATGGAGAAATCAGTTATCGAGTCTGAACTCAAGGGGTCGTTTACTGACTTACGCAAGGCTCTCTTCGTAGTGGATGGGAAGGACTCTGCTTTACTGGCTTCG GCCCAGTCCCTTCTCCGGTGGCATGATTCCCACCAGTACTGTAGCaaaactgggcagcccactcaGAAGAACGTAGCTGGCAGCAAGCGTGTGTGCCGTGGCAGCAGAGTAGTCTACTACCCACAG ACATCTCCAGTGGTTATCACCCTGGTGTCTGATGGGAGCCGGTGCCTCCTTGCACGCCagccctcctttccccaggggATGTACAgtgccctctcaggcttctgTGACATAG GTGAAAACCTGGAGGAGACAGTCCGGCGAGAGGTGGCAGAAGAGGTGGGCCTggaggtggagtcgctgtggtaCTCAGCTTCTCAGCACTGGccgttccccagcagcagcttaatGATAGCTTGCCATGCCTTGGTGAGAGCACAGCAGGCTGAG ATCAGTGTGGACAGCCTGGAACTAGAGGAAGCCCGTTGGTTTGGCCTGGAAGAAATCGTTGAGGGTCTCAAGAGACAGCCCAGATCTTCAAAGGAAGATGATGGTAGTGTTTTACCCTGGTTCCCTCCGAAGCAGGCCATTGCTCACCAGCTGATTCTGGAGTGGGTAAAGCAGCAGACTTCTCAGCCAGCTTAG